Proteins from a single region of Juglans microcarpa x Juglans regia isolate MS1-56 chromosome 5S, Jm3101_v1.0, whole genome shotgun sequence:
- the LOC121267481 gene encoding myb family transcription factor PHL7-like isoform X2, with protein MYQPKSVNNLSLARKTSSVHGQHLDCVTSAMDPINGANNLNKPSLASKQRLRWTHELHERFVDAVAQLGGPDRATPKGVLRVMGVQGLTIYHVKSHLQKYRLAKYLPDSSSDADKKESGDLLSNLDSSSGMQITEALKLQMEVQKRLHEQLEVQRQLQLRIEAQGKYLKKIIEEQQRLGGVFSETSDSGVPGPVLGDNCPDSENKTDPATPAPTSEAPLQDKAANECAPASLSIDESFSSRHEPSTPDSGCHISSPSESSKDERLIKKQRVLTGGSYAKSEMVLPHQILESSLSSSYPQQPPSIFLCREQFEPPSGISIRNDDHMEKLAGSEL; from the exons ATGTATCAGCCGAAGAGTGTTAATAATTTAAGCTTAGCCCGAAAAACCTCGTCAGTTCATGGTCAGCATTTAGATTGTGTTACCAGCGCAATGGACCCAATCAATGGAGCGAACAATCTTAACAAGCCGAGTCTTGCCTCGAAGCAACGCTTGCGTTGGACACATGAGCTTCATGAACGTTTTGTTGATGCTGTTGCACAACTTGGTGGGCCAGACC GAGCTACTCCCAAAGGCGTCCTCAGAGTAATGGGCGTTCAAGGTTTGACAATATACCATGTCAAAAGCCACTTGCAG AAATACCGGCTTGCAAAATACCTGCCTGACTCCTCATCTGATG CTGATAAGAAAGAAAGTGGGGATTTGCTTTCAAATTTGGATAGTTCATC TGGGATGCAAATAACTGAAGCACTCAAGCTGCAGATGGAAGTGCAGAAGCGACTGCATGAACAATTAGAG GTTCAGAGACAGCTGCAACTACGTATAGAAGCCCAGGGCAAGTACTTGAAGAAGATAATCGAGGAGCAACAACGACTTGGTGGAGTTTTTTCTGAAACATCTGATTCTGGGGTCCCAGGTCCAGTATTGGGTGACAATTGCCCGGATTCCGAAAACAAGACTGACCCAGCAACCCCTGCCCCAACTTCTGAGGCCCCCCTACAAGACAAGGCTGCCAATGAATGTGCCCCAGCCAGCCTTTCCATTGATGAATCCTTCTCTTCTCGTCATGAACCATCGACTCCAGATTCTGGTTGCCACATCAGTTCCCCATCCGAGAGTTCCAAAGATGAAAGATTGATTAAGAAGCAAAGAGTCCTTACGGGTGGATCATATGCTAAATCAGAAATGGTGCTTCCTCATCAGATACTTGAGTCAAGCCTGAGCTCCTCGTACCCGCAGCAGCCACCTTCCATTTTTCTGTGTAGAGAGCAGTTTGAACCTCCGTCTGGTATATCAATCAGGAATGATGATCACATGGAAAAGCTTGCAGGCAGTGAGCTGTAG
- the LOC121267481 gene encoding myb family transcription factor PHL7-like isoform X1, with amino-acid sequence MYQPKSVNNLSLARKTSSVHGQHLDCVTSAMDPINGANNLNKPSLASKQRLRWTHELHERFVDAVAQLGGPDRATPKGVLRVMGVQGLTIYHVKSHLQKYRLAKYLPDSSSDGKKADKKESGDLLSNLDSSSGMQITEALKLQMEVQKRLHEQLEVQRQLQLRIEAQGKYLKKIIEEQQRLGGVFSETSDSGVPGPVLGDNCPDSENKTDPATPAPTSEAPLQDKAANECAPASLSIDESFSSRHEPSTPDSGCHISSPSESSKDERLIKKQRVLTGGSYAKSEMVLPHQILESSLSSSYPQQPPSIFLCREQFEPPSGISIRNDDHMEKLAGSEL; translated from the exons ATGTATCAGCCGAAGAGTGTTAATAATTTAAGCTTAGCCCGAAAAACCTCGTCAGTTCATGGTCAGCATTTAGATTGTGTTACCAGCGCAATGGACCCAATCAATGGAGCGAACAATCTTAACAAGCCGAGTCTTGCCTCGAAGCAACGCTTGCGTTGGACACATGAGCTTCATGAACGTTTTGTTGATGCTGTTGCACAACTTGGTGGGCCAGACC GAGCTACTCCCAAAGGCGTCCTCAGAGTAATGGGCGTTCAAGGTTTGACAATATACCATGTCAAAAGCCACTTGCAG AAATACCGGCTTGCAAAATACCTGCCTGACTCCTCATCTGATG GGAAAAAAGCTGATAAGAAAGAAAGTGGGGATTTGCTTTCAAATTTGGATAGTTCATC TGGGATGCAAATAACTGAAGCACTCAAGCTGCAGATGGAAGTGCAGAAGCGACTGCATGAACAATTAGAG GTTCAGAGACAGCTGCAACTACGTATAGAAGCCCAGGGCAAGTACTTGAAGAAGATAATCGAGGAGCAACAACGACTTGGTGGAGTTTTTTCTGAAACATCTGATTCTGGGGTCCCAGGTCCAGTATTGGGTGACAATTGCCCGGATTCCGAAAACAAGACTGACCCAGCAACCCCTGCCCCAACTTCTGAGGCCCCCCTACAAGACAAGGCTGCCAATGAATGTGCCCCAGCCAGCCTTTCCATTGATGAATCCTTCTCTTCTCGTCATGAACCATCGACTCCAGATTCTGGTTGCCACATCAGTTCCCCATCCGAGAGTTCCAAAGATGAAAGATTGATTAAGAAGCAAAGAGTCCTTACGGGTGGATCATATGCTAAATCAGAAATGGTGCTTCCTCATCAGATACTTGAGTCAAGCCTGAGCTCCTCGTACCCGCAGCAGCCACCTTCCATTTTTCTGTGTAGAGAGCAGTTTGAACCTCCGTCTGGTATATCAATCAGGAATGATGATCACATGGAAAAGCTTGCAGGCAGTGAGCTGTAG
- the LOC121267482 gene encoding protein PHR1-LIKE 2-like — protein MYPRMIQTHLEGGLVAQEDIPIQGGGGRGDPCLVLTSDPKPRLRWTADLHERFVDAVTQLGGASKATPKAIMRTMNVKGLTLFHLKSHLQKYRLGKQSGKDMCEASIDGMSASCLLESPSTGKSSPNLPTSDHDGYEVNEALRAHMEVQSKLHLQVEAEKHLQIRQDAERRYMAMLETACKMLADQFIGGAVINTEGQKCQGFVNKTPRNSSLDHLGFYSLQSPRVAGVHGSEEEVPPSLHPQRADCSTESCLTSHESPGGLTLEGSPGGGQKRMLGLDSTTASLIWGEGKMKSQDINVAQVNPRSITGYGI, from the exons ATGTACCCACGAATGATTCAGACCCACCTCGAAGGTGGTTTAGTTGCTCAGGAAGACATCCCAATTCAGGGTGGTGGTGGTCGGGGAGACCCATGTCTTGTCTTGACTTCCGATCCCAAACCTCGCCTCCGTTGGACTGCTGACCTTCACGAACGTTTCGTTGACGCCGTCACTCAGCTTGGTGGTGCCTCCA AAGCTACTCCAAAGGCCATCATGCGGACAATGAATGTGAAGGGATTGACTCTGTTCCATTTAAAGAGTCATCTCCAG AAATATAGGCTGGGTAAGCAATCAGGGAAGGATATGTGTGAGGCATCCATAGATG GGATGTCAGCTTCATGCCTTTTAGAAAGCCCTAGTACTGGTAAATCATCTCCGAACTTGCCAACTTCTGATCATGA TGGTTATGAAGTCAACGAGGCATTGAGAGCACACATGGAAGTGCAAAGTAAATTACATCTCCAGGTCGAG GCTGAGAAGCACTTGCAGATCCGACAGGATGCAGAACGTAGATATATGGCCATGCTTGAAACAGCTTGTAAAATGCTTGCTGATCAATTTATTGGTGGTGCAGTTATCAACACAGAAGGCCAGAAATGTCAGGGATTTGTGAATAAGACACCAAGAAATTCTTCTCTTGACCATCTTGGCTTCTACTCGTTACAGTCCCCTCGCGTGGCCGGAGTGCATGGCTCGGAAGAAGAAGTTCCGCCTAGCCTGCATCCCCAAAGGGCTGACTGTTCCACTGAAAGCTGCCTAACATCACATGAGAGTCCAGGAGGATTGACTCTGGAAGGATCTCCAGGTGGAGGGCAGAAAAGGATGCTAGGCTTGGACTCAACTACTGCATCTTTGATTTGGGGTGAAGGCAAGATGAAATCCCAAGACATCAATGTGGCGCAAGTTAACCCTCGTTCAATCACTGGATATGGGATTTAG